One Betta splendens chromosome 16, fBetSpl5.4, whole genome shotgun sequence genomic window carries:
- the fam210aa gene encoding uncharacterized protein C18orf19 homolog A — protein MQHIITPRTLWRLARVRSLLVGVTLPAEPPVAFCCCNLRPAPSPQTVGWHWLSTSASSRLPSQPKDQAPQEKPPPQEETGPVPAEVDPLHDKSTGLVQRFKKTFKQYGKVMIPVHLVTSSVWFGSFYYAAMKGVNVVPFLELIGLPESIVGLLKDSSSGYALTAYAMYKIATPARYTVTLGGTSLSVQYLRKHGYFSTPPPVTEYIQDKMEETKDKFTEKMEETKGKFSEKMEETKERFSEKMEETKDKLSEKLQETKDRVSEGKSFFKKKKDH, from the exons ATGCAGCACATCATAACACCTAGGACACTGTGGAGGCTGGCAAGAGTGCGCTCATTGTTAGTGGGCGTCACACTCCCAGCTGAGCCACCGGTAGCATTTTGTTGCTGCAACCTTCGTCCAGCACCGTCCCCACAAACTGTAGGCTGGCATTGGCTCTCAACCTCAGCCTCCAGTAGGCTACCAAGTCAGCCAAAAGACCAAGCACCGCAGGAAAAGCCTCCAccacaggaagagactggacctGTTCCTGCAGAGGTGGATCCCCTGCACGACAAATCTACCGGCCTGGTTCAAAGGTTTAAAAAGACCTTCAAACAGTACGGGAAGGTGATGATTCCCGTGCATCTGGTGACATCCTCTGTCTGGTTCGGGTCCTTCTATTATGCTGCTATGAA AGGTGTAAATGTAGTGCCGTTCCTGGAGTTGATTGGCTTACCAGAGTCCATAGTTGGCCTTCTGAAGGACTCTTCGAGTGGATATGCTCTGACCGCCTATGCCATGTACAAG ATTGCTACACCTGCTAGATACACAGTGACTCTGGGTGGCACTTCACTATCTGTCCAATATCTCCGCAAGCATGGATACTTCTCCACACCACCGCCAGTTACAGAATACATTCaggacaagatggaggagacCAAGGACAAGTTTACagaaaagatggaggagacCAAGGGGAAGTTCTCAGAGAAAATGGAGGAAACTAAAGAGCGTTTCTCTGAGAAAATGGAAGAGACTAAGGATAAACTTTCTGAGAAACTCCAGGAAACCAAAGACAGAGTCTCTGAGGGAAAATCcttctttaaaaagaaaaaagatcaCTGA
- the mc2r gene encoding adrenocorticotropic hormone receptor, protein MNATSANQTGCPELKVPAPLFLGIGVASLAENLLVVLAVIWNRNLHSPMYAFICSLAAFNTIASLTKTWETLMILFADVGRLQKGGAHETRLDDVVDALMCMSFVGSFFSFLAIAVDRYITIFYALRYHNIMTAWRTRLVLGAIWTTCGVCAVLMVRFFDSNFIMICFIALFVVSLAMICFFYVYMFMLARIHARRIAALPSHGGGRCGRRRWRRRSARGALTLTLLFGAFVVCWAPFFLHLIIIMACPTNPYCECYRSLFQLHVALLMSHALVDPAIYAFRSAELRHTFRKMLLCSDCG, encoded by the exons ATGAATGCCACCTCTGCCAACCAAACGGGCTGCCCGGAGCTCAAGGTGCCCGCCCCGCTGTTCCTCGGCATCGGCGTGGCGAGCCTGGCCGAGAACCTGCTGGTGGTGCTTGCCGTCATCTGGAACCGGAACCTGCACTCGCCCATGTACGCCTTCATCTGCAGCCTGGCTGCGTTCAACACCATCGCCAGTCTCACCAAGACCTGGGAGACGCTCATGATCCTGTTCGCAGACGTTGGCCGGCTGCAGAAGGGAGGCGCCCACGAGACCAGGCTGGACGACGTGGTGGACGCCCTCATGTGCATGTCCTTCGTTGGgtccttcttcagcttcctgGCTATTGCTGTGGATCG CTACATCACAATCTTCTATGCGCTGCGCTACCACAACATCATGACCGCGTGGCGCACCAGGCTGGTCCTGGGCGCCATCTGGACCACGTGCGGCGTCTGCGCCGTGCTCATGGTGAGATTCTTCGACTCCAACTTCATCATGATCTGCTTCATCGCCCTCTTCGTCGTCTCCTTGGCGATGATCTGCTTCTTCTACGTCTACATGTTCATGCTGGCGCGCATCCACGCCAGGAGGATCGCGGCTCTGCCCTCGCATGGTGGGGGGAGGtgcgggcggcggcggtggcgacGGCGCAGCGCGCGCGGCGCGCTGACCCTGACACTGCTGTTCGGGGCCTTTGTGGTGTGCTGGGCGcccttcttcctccacctcatcatAATCATGGCCTGCCCCACCAACCCGTACTGTGAGTGCTACCGCTCCCTGTTCCAGCTGCATGTGGCGCTGCTGATGAGCCACGCACTCGTGGACCCAGCCATCTACGCCTTCCGCAGCGCCGAGCTTAGGCACACCTTTAGGAagatgctgctctgctcagactgcggGTAG
- the mc5ra gene encoding melanocortin 5a receptor — MDASNGSSYHEEVLLVNSTWDYSHYPQNYTLSPSPLTDKTSTSKPAACEQVHIAIEVFLILGIISLLENILVITAIVKNKNLHSPMYFFVCSLAIADMLVSVSNAWETIIIYLLSNRQLVVEDNFIRQMDNVFDSMICISVVASMCSLLAIAVDRYVTIFYALRYHNIMTVRRAGCIIGGIWTFCTGCGIVFIIYSDTTPVIICLVSMFFAMLLIMASLYSHMFMLARSHVKRIAALPGYNSIHQRASMKGAITLTILLGIFVVCWAPFFLHLILMISCPRNLYCVCFMSHFNMYLILIMCNSVIDPLIYAFRSQEMRKTFKEIICCYSLRNACSNICALTGKY, encoded by the exons ATGGACGCATCTAACGGTTCCTCCTACCATgaggaggtgctgctggtgaACTCCACCTGGGACTACTCCCACTATCCCCAGAACTACACCCTGTCTCCGTCACCGCTGACAGACAAGACCAGCACCTCCAAACCTGCAGCATGCGAGCAGGTCCACATCGCcatagag GTCTTTCTGATTCTGGGCATCATCTCCCTGCTGGAGAACATCCTAGTCATCACAGCCATAGTGAAAAACAAGAACCTGCACTCACCCATGTACTTCTTTGTCTGCAG TCTGGCCATAGCAGACATGTTGGTGAGCGTATCCAACGCCTGGGAGACCATCATCATTTACCTCCTGAGCAACAGGCAGCTCGTGGTGGAGGACAACTTCATACGGCAAATGGACAACGTGTTCGACTCCATGATCTGCATCTCTGTGGTCGCCTCCATGTGCAGCCTGTTGGCCATAGCTGTGGACAG GTACGTCACCATCTTCTACGCGCTGAGGTACCACAATATTATGACGGTGAGGAGGGCTGGCTGCATCATCGGGGGGATCTGGACCTTCTGCACGGGCTGCGgcatcgtcttcatcatctACTCGGACACCACCCCCGTCATCATCTGCCTGGTCTCCATGTTCTTCGCCATGCTCCTCATCATGGCCTCCCTCTACAGCCACATGTTCATGCTGGCCCGCTCGCACGTCAAGCGCATCGCCGCCCTCCCTGGCTACAACTCCATCCACCAGCGCGCCAGCATGAAGGGGGCCATCACGCTGACCATCCTGCTGGGCATCTTCGTGGTCTGCTGGGCGcccttcttcctccacctgaTCCTGATGATCTCCTGCCCGCGGAACCTCTACTGCGTGTGCTTCATGTCCCACTTCAACATgtacctcatcctcatcatgtgCAACTCGGTGATCGACCCGCTCATCTACGCCTTCAGGAGTCAGGAGATGAGGAAGACCTTCAAGGAGATCATCTGCTGTTACAGCTTGAGGAACGCCTGCAGCAACATCTGCGCTCTGACAGGTAAGTACTGA